The proteins below are encoded in one region of Clostridium pasteurianum DSM 525 = ATCC 6013:
- a CDS encoding ABC transporter substrate-binding protein yields the protein MKYIKRICSLFMIFILLSFLLIGCGSESKADKKTTIEFFAFKPEAVNILKELGEKFEKENPDIKVYVNTPNDAYSLLKARIVKGDVPDIVGLGAEQYYVDYAKAGVFIDLTDSQVMKKVKPAYGKMLADLEGESGRVHAVPYAANVTGVIYNKDLFNQMELKIPKTWAELEEVCKTIQKLGKTPFYMGYKDDWTINCAWNPLAGNFTDSDFYTQVTEGKKSFSKAYEEPLKRLQELVQFSQGDVFSYGYNNATVGFAKGEFVMYIQGNWAIPMIKKTNPNINIGMFPMPVMDNEKENRLCSSIDVMFSITKNSKHPKEAMKFLEFLMEQENVNDYMKDQYGIPAVEYDFNYPSEMDGIVKDFQSGNVVASPQAFYPSEMSVQTLLQTYLLDKDKEKLFSQMDAYWKEAHMN from the coding sequence ATGAAGTATATAAAAAGAATCTGTAGTCTATTTATGATTTTTATACTATTGAGCTTCTTATTAATAGGATGTGGCAGTGAAAGTAAAGCAGATAAAAAGACCACAATAGAATTTTTCGCTTTTAAACCAGAAGCTGTAAACATTCTCAAAGAACTTGGTGAAAAATTTGAAAAAGAAAATCCTGATATAAAGGTATATGTAAATACCCCTAATGATGCCTATTCTCTGTTAAAAGCACGAATAGTAAAGGGAGATGTGCCTGATATAGTTGGTCTGGGTGCAGAGCAATATTATGTGGATTATGCAAAAGCTGGAGTTTTTATAGATTTAACAGACTCTCAAGTGATGAAAAAGGTTAAACCAGCTTATGGCAAAATGCTTGCAGATCTTGAGGGAGAATCAGGACGTGTACATGCAGTTCCCTATGCGGCAAATGTAACTGGAGTTATCTACAATAAAGATTTATTTAATCAAATGGAGCTAAAGATTCCTAAGACCTGGGCGGAATTAGAGGAGGTATGTAAGACTATTCAGAAGCTAGGAAAGACGCCTTTTTATATGGGATATAAGGATGATTGGACCATTAATTGTGCTTGGAATCCATTAGCTGGAAATTTTACGGATTCAGATTTTTATACACAGGTGACAGAGGGTAAAAAATCTTTTTCAAAAGCCTATGAAGAACCTTTAAAACGTTTGCAGGAACTTGTCCAATTTAGCCAGGGAGATGTCTTTTCTTATGGTTATAACAATGCTACAGTAGGTTTTGCAAAAGGAGAATTTGTTATGTATATTCAAGGGAACTGGGCTATTCCTATGATTAAAAAAACTAATCCTAATATTAATATAGGTATGTTTCCAATGCCTGTAATGGACAATGAAAAAGAAAATAGATTATGTTCCAGTATTGACGTAATGTTTTCTATTACCAAGAATTCTAAGCATCCAAAGGAAGCAATGAAATTTTTGGAATTTCTAATGGAGCAGGAAAATGTGAATGACTATATGAAAGATCAATATGGAATACCAGCAGTTGAATATGATTTTAATTATCCCAGTGAAATGGATGGAATAGTAAAGGATTTTCAGAGCGGAAATGTAGTGGCATCACCACAGGCCTTTTATCCTTCTGAAATGAGTGTTCAAACTTTGTTACAAACCTATTTATTAGATAAAGACAAAGAAAAATTATTTTCTCAAATGGATGCTTATTGGAAAGAAGCACATATGAACTAA
- the fliF gene encoding flagellar basal-body MS-ring/collar protein FliF, protein MNRLSEIVGKIKDKWLSLSKIKKIVIGILLVAIIASITVFAALSSRTKYGVLFSNMDATDSAAIINKLKSDKVEYKVDSSTNTIYVPESKVDDLRLQYATSVKGGSVGFELFDNSSQLGMTDQQFNVQYQRALQGELERTIKGFSQVDNANVQIVMPDNSVFVRDGSPAKASVFLKMKPGQTLSKNQVKAIVSLVSGAVKNLSPNDVQVVDDNMTLLSNDLNSDSSQDVSNATAARNDIESKTEKSIQQKILDQLEAVYGKDKVKVQVNADMNFDSNEQTTKNISNPTVISEHQERDTSTGGAAAAGTSPTDNNVNANQIANNNNGSSTHDETTRNYDTNTTETKTVTAPGNINRLTVSVVVDEAQISPQEQASVNNIVSQAAGINPQRGDTISVEGMNFDNTIQQNAQRAIDQMNQQEEQQQRRRLYIAIGIGAAAAIAAIVTGLVILIRRRRARKALEEEEDEEELNGLDTVIDDTIEPKEQIFAPIEFEQEDEKSHVEKEVKKYASTKPDQVADVVKAWLTENER, encoded by the coding sequence ATGAACAGGCTTTCAGAGATTGTTGGCAAAATTAAGGATAAATGGCTTAGTTTAAGTAAAATTAAAAAAATAGTAATTGGTATTTTGCTTGTAGCAATAATAGCTTCTATAACGGTATTTGCAGCATTATCCAGCAGGACTAAATATGGAGTGCTCTTTTCAAATATGGATGCTACAGATTCGGCGGCCATTATAAATAAATTAAAATCAGACAAAGTGGAATATAAGGTAGATTCAAGTACTAACACTATTTATGTTCCAGAAAGTAAAGTGGATGATTTGAGATTACAGTATGCTACTTCTGTAAAAGGTGGAAGTGTGGGCTTTGAATTGTTTGATAACAGCAGTCAGCTGGGGATGACAGATCAGCAGTTTAATGTACAATATCAAAGAGCACTACAAGGAGAACTGGAAAGAACCATTAAGGGTTTCTCTCAAGTGGACAATGCCAATGTGCAGATAGTTATGCCGGATAATTCAGTGTTTGTAAGGGACGGATCTCCTGCCAAGGCCTCCGTATTTTTAAAGATGAAACCAGGACAGACCTTATCTAAAAATCAAGTAAAAGCAATTGTATCTCTGGTATCTGGGGCTGTTAAAAATTTGTCTCCTAATGATGTACAGGTAGTAGACGATAATATGACTTTGTTAAGTAATGACTTAAATAGTGACAGCAGTCAAGATGTATCTAATGCTACAGCTGCAAGAAATGATATTGAAAGTAAGACAGAAAAGAGTATTCAGCAAAAGATACTGGATCAGCTTGAGGCGGTTTATGGCAAGGACAAGGTTAAAGTTCAAGTAAATGCAGATATGAATTTTGATTCAAATGAACAGACAACTAAAAATATAAGTAATCCAACAGTAATAAGTGAACATCAGGAAAGAGATACTAGTACTGGAGGAGCTGCAGCTGCTGGAACAAGTCCTACGGATAATAACGTCAATGCTAATCAGATAGCTAATAATAATAATGGTAGTTCAACCCATGATGAAACTACAAGAAATTATGATACAAATACTACTGAGACTAAAACTGTAACAGCTCCAGGAAATATAAATAGATTAACGGTTTCTGTTGTAGTGGATGAAGCACAAATAAGCCCACAAGAACAGGCTTCTGTAAATAATATAGTAAGTCAGGCAGCTGGGATAAATCCTCAAAGAGGAGACACTATAAGTGTTGAGGGAATGAACTTTGACAATACTATTCAGCAGAATGCTCAAAGGGCTATTGATCAGATGAATCAACAGGAAGAGCAGCAGCAGAGAAGAAGATTGTATATAGCTATTGGTATAGGAGCAGCAGCAGCTATAGCAGCCATTGTTACTGGATTAGTTATTCTCATTAGAAGAAGAAGAGCAAGAAAGGCATTAGAAGAAGAGGAAGACGAAGAAGAACTTAATGGCCTTGATACTGTAATTGATGATACCATAGAGCCAAAGGAACAGATTTTTGCTCCAATAGAATTTGAACAGGAAGATGAAAAATCTCATGTGGAAAAAGAAGTTAAGAAATATGCTAGTACTAAACCAGATCAGGTTGCAGATGTGGTTAAAGCTTGGCTTACAGAGAATGAGAGGTGA
- a CDS encoding helix-turn-helix domain-containing protein, whose protein sequence is MKNLNKLKDFTKHGTAQLPLYIYNQYYEHGGLTVPYHWHEEIELIYVEEGSMEMTINTITKRVYKNQFFCINSQELHQIYSIGRTSSIHHALVFSPDILSFEYFDHSQSHFIHPLLNHTLLLPQVICTDKPYGQEILKLFLEILEVNKVRKPGWYLNVKACLYKILSILAGEDLFITMTHNLKNLGYKMEQVKKAIAYIHENFTERIYITELAKVVGMNPQYFCRFFKAMVNKTPIEYINNYRINRANKYLQSEDLSVLEVCLRVGFQNPSYFIKLFKDQNNMTPLEYKNVFLKI, encoded by the coding sequence ATGAAAAATTTAAATAAACTTAAAGACTTTACAAAACATGGAACAGCTCAGTTACCCCTGTACATCTATAATCAATACTATGAACATGGAGGTTTAACTGTACCCTATCATTGGCATGAAGAAATTGAACTGATTTATGTCGAAGAAGGATCCATGGAGATGACCATAAATACCATAACTAAACGAGTATATAAAAATCAATTTTTTTGTATCAACAGTCAGGAGCTGCATCAAATCTACAGCATAGGAAGAACCTCCTCAATCCATCATGCTTTAGTTTTTTCACCTGACATATTAAGCTTTGAATATTTTGACCATAGCCAAAGCCACTTTATTCACCCTTTATTAAATCATACTTTACTACTTCCACAAGTCATATGTACAGATAAACCCTATGGACAGGAGATACTAAAATTATTTCTTGAGATTTTAGAAGTTAATAAAGTAAGAAAACCTGGATGGTATTTAAATGTAAAAGCTTGTCTATATAAAATATTATCTATTTTGGCAGGTGAAGATTTATTTATTACTATGACCCATAACTTAAAAAATTTGGGTTACAAAATGGAACAAGTAAAAAAAGCTATTGCGTATATCCATGAAAATTTCACTGAAAGAATATATATAACAGAATTAGCTAAGGTAGTTGGTATGAACCCTCAATATTTTTGTCGTTTTTTCAAAGCTATGGTTAATAAAACACCTATTGAATATATTAATAACTATAGAATTAACCGTGCTAATAAATATCTTCAATCAGAAGATTTATCTGTGCTGGAAGTTTGCCTAAGGGTTGGATTTCAAAATCCTAGTTATTTTATTAAACTTTTCAAAGATCAAAATAATATGACTCCCTTAGAATATAAAAACGTATTTTTAAAGATTTAA
- a CDS encoding carbohydrate ABC transporter permease codes for MKNRNKIFMAMTLPMVMLFFCFHTLPLFSGFFYSLTNSKGFGDFDFIGLKNYIHLFSNTKVINAYGFTFKFAVVTTILVNIISMILALALNAKIKFKSALRGLYFMPNILGGLIVGYIFNFIFTFVIPAIGKSIASGSLSTSILGNPSIAWIGIVICVAWQAIAFNTIIYISGLQTIPQDVYEASSIDGAGNWKTFWKITFPLVAPFFTINMVLCMRNFLMVFDQIMSLTAGGPAGSTTSISMLIYKNGLTGNQFGFQSANSVIYFLVIVGISVFQMKVLNKREVQL; via the coding sequence TTGAAAAATAGAAATAAAATCTTTATGGCAATGACTTTACCAATGGTAATGCTGTTCTTTTGCTTTCATACCTTACCATTATTTTCTGGCTTCTTTTACAGTCTTACAAACTCCAAGGGATTTGGTGATTTTGATTTTATAGGATTAAAAAATTATATACATTTATTTTCTAATACTAAGGTAATAAATGCATACGGATTTACTTTTAAATTTGCTGTAGTTACAACAATATTGGTGAATATTATAAGTATGATTTTGGCTCTGGCTTTAAATGCAAAAATAAAATTTAAAAGTGCATTACGGGGACTTTATTTTATGCCAAATATTCTTGGTGGATTGATTGTAGGATATATATTTAACTTTATATTTACATTTGTTATTCCCGCTATTGGCAAGTCCATTGCTTCAGGATCTTTAAGTACTAGCATTCTTGGAAACCCAAGCATTGCATGGATTGGCATTGTGATTTGTGTGGCATGGCAGGCTATAGCATTTAATACTATTATTTATATTTCTGGTTTACAGACAATTCCACAGGATGTTTATGAAGCAAGTTCTATAGATGGAGCAGGAAATTGGAAAACCTTTTGGAAGATTACATTTCCTTTGGTAGCACCATTCTTCACTATTAATATGGTATTATGTATGCGTAATTTCCTTATGGTATTTGATCAGATTATGTCTTTGACGGCAGGAGGACCAGCAGGATCTACTACATCTATATCCATGCTTATTTATAAAAATGGATTGACTGGTAACCAGTTTGGATTTCAAAGTGCAAATTCAGTAATTTACTTTTTAGTTATTGTAGGAATTTCTGTATTCCAGATGAAAGTTTTGAATAAGAGGGAGGTGCAGTTATGA
- the flgB gene encoding flagellar basal body rod protein FlgB, whose protein sequence is MTVNNISGQQITYDLIKKSLDASSTRADVISNNIANINTAGYKRRYVTFEDTLKQSLDNITMKKDNSLHMDDGNSFGAISVKEDSSSSMKVDGNNVDIDSEMANQAQNTLMYQALTSQASSRISMRRYVITGGGN, encoded by the coding sequence TTGACAGTTAATAATATTTCGGGGCAGCAAATTACATATGATTTAATAAAAAAATCTTTAGATGCATCTAGTACTAGAGCTGATGTTATATCCAATAATATAGCTAATATAAATACAGCTGGGTATAAGAGAAGGTATGTTACCTTTGAAGATACTCTTAAGCAGAGTTTGGATAATATAACTATGAAGAAAGACAATTCATTACATATGGATGATGGAAATAGTTTTGGTGCTATCAGTGTCAAAGAAGATTCCAGCAGCAGTATGAAGGTGGATGGAAATAATGTAGATATTGATTCCGAAATGGCAAATCAGGCACAGAATACTCTAATGTATCAAGCGTTAACAAGTCAGGCAAGCAGCAGAATATCTATGAGAAGATATGTAATAACTGGAGGAGGTAATTAG
- the fliE gene encoding flagellar hook-basal body complex protein FliE, whose translation MNISGFIPVDTLTKLNSMTGTNNTYKLDSIVGNDEDKSTDNDTAIDFSSILKDKLNEVNDKQVSADNMTNQFIAGDDVDVHQVMLSTQEAQMSLQLAVQIRNKIVESYQELNRMQV comes from the coding sequence ATGAATATAAGCGGGTTTATTCCAGTAGATACTTTAACTAAATTAAATAGTATGACAGGAACAAATAATACATATAAATTGGACAGTATAGTAGGAAATGATGAAGATAAAAGCACTGATAATGATACTGCTATAGATTTTTCTTCTATATTAAAGGACAAATTGAATGAAGTAAATGATAAACAGGTAAGTGCAGATAATATGACTAATCAATTTATAGCTGGTGATGATGTAGATGTACATCAAGTTATGCTTTCAACTCAGGAGGCTCAAATGTCTCTCCAATTAGCTGTACAGATTAGAAATAAAATTGTAGAGTCCTATCAGGAATTAAACAGAATGCAAGTGTAA
- a CDS encoding flagellin: protein MRLSHNLASLNIYYAYTKNINNQSIALNRLTSGKKVNSSLDDPDALSKSEKLNMQIRGLQAGARNSQDGVSMLQTAEGGLSNISDDLQRIRELVVSSGNGTLTDNDKKNIQMEIDQLKQNINEIANNTEFNGVKLLSANSTDGSYYNNSNPTSNIAASVSGDVGDTVTIPRFNITTAMQDSNGNTLENLDITKENSVDENLNSIDSAIKDAIHARSVYGGLENRFNTTYNNTNEISDKLEETGSDLSDADIASEIMEYSKSGILISAGIAMMAQTNKFPQDILNILSRIK, encoded by the coding sequence ATGAGATTAAGTCATAACTTAGCATCATTAAATATATATTATGCATATACTAAAAATATTAATAATCAAAGTATAGCTCTTAATAGATTGACTTCTGGGAAAAAAGTCAATAGTTCCTTAGATGATCCAGATGCATTATCTAAAAGTGAAAAGCTGAATATGCAGATAAGAGGACTTCAGGCAGGAGCAAGAAATTCTCAGGATGGAGTTAGTATGCTTCAAACTGCAGAAGGAGGTCTAAGTAATATAAGTGATGATCTTCAGAGAATAAGAGAACTTGTGGTGTCTTCTGGAAATGGAACCCTTACGGATAATGATAAAAAAAATATTCAAATGGAAATAGATCAGCTGAAGCAGAACATTAATGAAATAGCTAATAATACTGAATTTAATGGAGTTAAATTATTAAGTGCCAATTCAACTGATGGAAGTTATTATAATAATAGTAATCCTACATCTAATATAGCGGCGTCTGTAAGTGGAGATGTGGGTGATACTGTAACAATACCAAGATTTAATATAACTACAGCTATGCAGGATTCAAATGGTAACACTTTAGAAAATTTGGACATAACTAAAGAAAATTCTGTAGATGAAAATTTAAATTCGATAGATTCTGCAATAAAAGATGCAATACATGCCAGAAGTGTATATGGTGGTTTAGAAAATAGATTTAATACTACTTATAATAATACCAATGAAATATCTGACAAGCTTGAAGAGACAGGTAGTGATTTAAGTGATGCAGATATAGCTTCCGAGATTATGGAATATTCAAAGTCTGGAATTTTAATTAGTGCAGGTATAGCTATGATGGCACAGACAAACAAATTTCCACAGGATATATTAAATATATTAAGTAGAATTAAATAA
- the fliG gene encoding flagellar motor switch protein FliG yields the protein MADKKLTGVQKAAILFITLGPETSAGIIKKLPEREIQKITYEIANMTSVKKEQRQEVLAEFIEMNRAKDYLIEGGLDYARDLLSKALGSQRAKEILDKVVEATEQYRPFSIARKADAHQLLNVINNEHPQTIALILCYLQSDKAGQILSSLSEELQGEVAYRIATMSNTSPMVIKEIENVLNNKLSSVVRSDVTTLGGVETIVDILNQVDRTTEKNITEELEKEDQELAERVKQSMFVFEDIVTMDDVSIQRVLRELDNKDVALALKGCSEEVANCIFRNQSKRAATALKEDIEFLGPVRLVDVEKAQQKIVAIIRRLEDAGEIVVARGGEDAIIV from the coding sequence ATGGCTGATAAAAAGCTTACAGGAGTACAAAAAGCAGCTATATTATTTATAACTTTAGGGCCGGAAACATCTGCTGGTATAATAAAAAAGCTGCCTGAAAGGGAAATACAGAAAATTACCTATGAAATTGCAAATATGACTTCTGTAAAAAAAGAGCAGAGGCAGGAAGTACTGGCAGAGTTTATAGAGATGAATAGGGCAAAGGATTATTTGATAGAGGGAGGACTAGACTACGCAAGAGATTTACTTTCAAAGGCCCTTGGCAGTCAAAGAGCAAAAGAAATACTGGATAAAGTTGTAGAAGCTACAGAACAGTATAGACCTTTTTCCATTGCAAGAAAGGCAGATGCTCATCAATTGTTAAATGTAATAAACAATGAGCATCCTCAGACCATAGCTCTTATACTTTGCTATTTACAATCAGATAAGGCAGGACAGATACTTTCATCTCTTTCAGAAGAGCTTCAAGGTGAAGTAGCCTATAGAATTGCCACTATGAGTAATACTTCTCCCATGGTAATTAAAGAGATTGAGAATGTACTAAACAATAAACTGTCTTCTGTAGTAAGGTCTGATGTAACTACTCTTGGTGGCGTAGAAACTATAGTTGATATTCTTAATCAAGTGGATAGAACAACAGAAAAGAATATCACTGAAGAACTTGAAAAAGAAGATCAGGAATTGGCAGAAAGAGTCAAACAGTCTATGTTTGTATTTGAGGATATTGTTACCATGGATGATGTATCCATACAGAGAGTTCTTAGAGAACTTGATAATAAAGATGTGGCATTGGCTCTTAAGGGATGCTCAGAGGAAGTGGCAAATTGTATTTTCAGAAATCAATCAAAGAGAGCTGCTACTGCATTAAAAGAAGATATAGAATTTCTTGGACCAGTTAGGCTTGTTGATGTAGAAAAAGCACAACAGAAAATCGTGGCTATAATAAGAAGGCTTGAAGATGCTGGTGAAATAGTAGTTGCAAGAGGTGGTGAAGATGCTATTATCGTCTAA
- a CDS encoding glycoside hydrolase family 13 protein, which yields MEKKWWHNKAVYQIYPRSFFDSNGDGIGDLKGIMEKLEYLKKLGVHIIWMCPINKSPNDDNGYDISDYYDIMDEFGTMKDMELLIEACKNYGISIIMDLVLNHSSDEHKWFIEAKSSRESPYRDFYIWRDSINGKVPNELKAFFGGSAWEFDEESGQYYLHSFSKKQPDLNWENSRMRGELYDMINFWIDKGIKGFRLDAIDNISKDLEKKIMNSGPKIHEYLKKMNENTFGKHNQLVTVGETGGATPELAKLYTDPERHELDMIFQFELMGIDGVRSGDWIQKEYSLIDLKNIMTKWQTELNEIGWNSLFWGNHDYPRVVSRFGDHSEDYRILSAKMLATMLHGMKGIPYIYQGEEIGMTNIKFTNIEDYRDVETKNFYKRKIDEGCSMDEIMSYIYRNSRDNARTPMQWDDTEHGGFTKGVPWIKENSNYTTINVKQCLEDKNSIFYHYQKLLKLRQEKEVFVYGSYELIYPEHPQVFAYRRTLEKEKILVICNFYGTETIINIKTNDKPKLLISNYRDTNINIDNLHLRPYEAVIYQMEGGEKE from the coding sequence ATGGAGAAAAAATGGTGGCATAATAAGGCAGTTTATCAAATCTATCCAAGAAGTTTTTTTGACAGTAATGGAGATGGTATAGGGGATTTAAAAGGTATTATGGAAAAACTTGAATACCTAAAAAAATTAGGTGTTCATATTATTTGGATGTGTCCTATAAATAAATCACCCAATGACGACAATGGTTACGATATTAGTGATTATTATGACATTATGGATGAGTTTGGAACTATGAAGGATATGGAGTTGCTAATAGAAGCATGTAAAAATTATGGTATTTCTATTATTATGGATTTGGTTTTAAATCACAGTTCAGATGAACATAAATGGTTTATTGAAGCTAAATCTTCAAGAGAAAGTCCATATAGAGACTTTTATATCTGGAGAGATTCTATTAATGGTAAAGTACCAAATGAATTAAAAGCATTTTTTGGAGGTAGTGCATGGGAATTTGATGAGGAATCTGGTCAGTATTATCTGCACTCTTTTAGCAAAAAGCAGCCTGATTTGAACTGGGAAAATTCTAGGATGCGTGGTGAACTGTATGATATGATTAATTTTTGGATTGATAAAGGAATCAAGGGTTTTAGACTGGATGCAATTGATAATATAAGTAAAGATCTAGAAAAGAAAATTATGAATTCAGGACCTAAAATTCATGAATATTTAAAGAAAATGAATGAAAATACCTTCGGTAAGCATAACCAATTAGTTACAGTTGGAGAAACTGGAGGAGCTACACCTGAGCTTGCAAAGCTTTACACAGATCCTGAACGTCATGAATTAGATATGATTTTTCAATTTGAGTTAATGGGAATTGATGGGGTACGTTCTGGAGATTGGATACAAAAAGAGTATTCATTGATAGATTTAAAAAATATTATGACAAAATGGCAGACAGAATTAAATGAAATAGGATGGAACAGTCTATTTTGGGGTAATCATGACTACCCAAGGGTAGTATCTAGATTTGGAGATCACAGTGAGGACTATCGTATATTAAGTGCAAAAATGCTGGCAACTATGCTACATGGAATGAAGGGTATTCCCTATATCTATCAGGGAGAAGAAATTGGTATGACGAATATAAAGTTTACAAACATAGAAGATTATAGAGATGTAGAAACAAAAAATTTTTATAAGAGAAAGATAGATGAAGGATGTTCTATGGATGAAATTATGTCATACATCTATAGAAACAGCAGAGATAATGCCAGAACACCTATGCAATGGGATGACACGGAGCATGGAGGCTTTACCAAAGGAGTGCCATGGATAAAGGAGAATTCCAATTATACTACTATTAATGTGAAACAATGTTTAGAAGATAAAAACTCTATTTTTTACCATTACCAAAAGCTTCTTAAACTTAGACAGGAAAAAGAAGTTTTTGTATATGGAAGTTATGAATTAATTTATCCGGAGCATCCACAAGTATTTGCCTATAGGAGGACTCTAGAAAAAGAGAAGATACTGGTTATCTGCAATTTTTATGGAACAGAAACTATAATTAATATAAAGACAAATGATAAGCCAAAACTTTTAATCAGTAATTATCGTGATACCAATATAAATATTGATAACTTACATTTGCGACCTTATGAAGCAGTAATATATCAAATGGAGGGAGGAGAAAAAGAATGA
- a CDS encoding carbohydrate ABC transporter permease, translated as MINVKKGEVKTDKRNWPITIMLMLTSILILIPIYMAVMIAFKQPSEMSNDIAGAFKFPSKFSFSNFIEAIQVTDFFHTAGNSLVITIFSVIAVVLISSMVSFAIARNMERKKIYKFFYLYFVSAMFVPFSMLMLPLVKQMAFLHLDNKIGIIFLYVIFNTPINTLLYVGYLKNVPVSLEEAAYVDGANTWTLFWKIIFPMMKPMHATVAVLTALAAWNDVLLPLVLLSGGDGKDITLPLAQMMFQSQFGTNYNLAFASYILALLPMLIFYLVEQKQVINGVMNGAVKG; from the coding sequence ATGATAAATGTTAAAAAAGGAGAAGTTAAAACTGATAAAAGGAATTGGCCTATTACCATTATGCTTATGCTCACCAGCATACTTATATTGATTCCTATATATATGGCAGTTATGATTGCTTTTAAGCAGCCTTCTGAAATGAGCAACGATATTGCTGGTGCTTTTAAATTTCCATCAAAATTTAGTTTCTCAAATTTTATTGAAGCAATACAGGTAACTGATTTTTTCCACACTGCAGGCAACTCATTGGTTATTACCATATTTAGTGTTATTGCAGTAGTTTTGATTAGTTCTATGGTATCTTTTGCTATTGCAAGAAATATGGAACGTAAGAAGATTTATAAATTCTTTTATTTATATTTTGTAAGTGCAATGTTTGTACCATTTTCTATGTTGATGCTGCCTCTAGTAAAACAAATGGCTTTTTTACATTTGGATAATAAGATTGGCATTATATTTCTCTATGTTATATTTAATACACCTATAAATACTTTGCTTTATGTAGGGTACCTAAAAAACGTTCCAGTGAGCTTGGAAGAAGCGGCCTATGTAGATGGAGCTAACACATGGACCTTATTTTGGAAAATAATATTTCCTATGATGAAGCCTATGCATGCAACTGTTGCTGTACTTACTGCGTTAGCAGCCTGGAATGACGTTCTATTGCCTCTGGTATTATTAAGTGGAGGAGATGGTAAGGATATTACATTACCCTTAGCTCAGATGATGTTCCAGTCACAATTTGGTACCAATTATAATCTGGCATTTGCTTCTTATATTCTGGCATTACTGCCAATGCTTATTTTCTATTTAGTTGAACAGAAACAAGTTATAAATGGTGTGATGAATGGAGCTGTAAAAGGGTAA
- the flgC gene encoding flagellar basal body rod protein FlgC, with amino-acid sequence MGAFTGLNISSSGLSAERLRMDTISSNIANADTTRTETGEPYRRKIAVFQENLDRELNSVTGQYETKLKGVKAVQIVNDNSSLRQVYDPSNPDANAEGYVSMPNVNILNEMADLISSTRAYEANVSAINAQKSMFSSALQIGR; translated from the coding sequence GTGGGAGCTTTTACGGGTTTAAATATCAGTTCTAGTGGTCTTTCTGCAGAGAGACTCAGAATGGATACAATTTCATCTAATATAGCTAATGCAGATACTACAAGGACAGAAACTGGGGAGCCTTATAGAAGGAAGATAGCTGTATTTCAGGAGAATCTGGATAGAGAACTAAATTCAGTTACAGGTCAGTATGAAACCAAATTAAAGGGTGTAAAGGCTGTGCAAATTGTAAATGATAATTCATCTCTTAGACAAGTTTATGATCCAAGTAATCCAGATGCAAATGCTGAAGGATATGTTTCAATGCCAAATGTAAATATACTGAATGAGATGGCTGATCTCATTTCCTCTACAAGGGCATATGAAGCCAATGTAAGCGCTATTAATGCACAAAAAAGTATGTTTTCTTCTGCATTACAAATAGGAAGGTAA